The genomic region GGGATGTTCTTGAGCGGCAGCGCGTTTCCGACCAGAATATCGGCCTCAGGGCCGCTCATGATCGACTGGCCAACCTTCAACCCAACCGGCTGAATGATGTAGCGCTTCTCGCCGTCAGCATAGCTGATGAGGGCGATACGCGAGCTGCGGTTCGGATCGTACTCAATGGTAGCGACCGTGCCTGGAATGCCGTACTTCTCGCGCTTGAAGTCTATGAGACGCAGCTTCTGCTTGTGGCCGCCACCGTGATGGCGCATGGTAAGGCCACCAGCATTGTTACGTCCGCCGGTACGCTGTTTGACGGCGAGCAGCGGCTTATGCGGCTTGTCGGTCGTCAGGTCGTCGTTGACCAGCTTCGTCGCGAAGCGGAGTGATGGAGTAATCGGTCGAAATGATTTGATCGGCATCGTCTTTATTCCCTTGCCTGTGGCGCTTCTGAATTTCTCAGCGACGCTTCGGTTCCTGAAAATCTGTTGCGTGCGGCGGCTGTTTCCTTACCGGTCGCGTTAGAGGCTATTGATGTAGTCCGGCATCTTCTCGCCCTCTTTGAGGCGAACGTAAGCTTTCTTCCAGTCGGGGCGGTAGCCGGAGAACTTACCACGGCGACGCTCCTTGCCTTCAACGGTTGCGGTGCGAACTCCTGAGACCTTCACTTTGAAGAGTGTCTCAACAGCCTGCTTGACTTCGGTCTTGGTGGCCTTGAGGGCAACCTCGAAGACAAGCGTATTCTGGGTCTCTTTGACGCCCATTCCCTTCTCAGTAATGAGAGGGCGGCGAATCACGGTATAGAGGGTTGGCATTATGCAACCTCCTTAGCGGTGTTGTCTTGGGTTGAACCAGCCGCAGCGGCTTTGCTGCGCTTCGATACAAACTTCTTGAGCGTCTCTTGAAGGGCCTCGATAGCGTCCTTCGAGAAGATCGCGTGCTCGTAGCGGAGCAGGTCGTAGGGGTGAACCTCGGAGCTGAGCACAAGCTCAACGCCGTTGAGATTGCGCGAACCGAGATACAACTTCTCGTCGAGCTTGCGGCTGCTCTCAACCAGGAGCGTCGTCTTACCGGCATCGAGCTTGGTGATCGCTGCACGGAAGAGTTTGGTCTTAGCCTCGGCGACTTCGAACGAATCGACGATGGTGAACTTGCCGTCTGCAATCTTGGCAGCGATGGCCGAGCGGAGCGCGCCCATCAGCTTCTTCTGTGGGAAGGCATACTCGTAGCTGCGGGGCTGAGGTCCGTGGACCGTACCACCACCACGCCAGAGCGGAGTGCGGATCGAGCCGACGCGAGCGCGACCAGTTCCCTTCTGCTTCCAAAGCTTCTTGCCGGAACCCGAAACATTCTTGCGGTTCTTGGTAGCGGCGGTTCCCTGACGGAGCGCAGCACGATAGTGCTTGACCGACTCCCACAGGAGCGCGTCGTTGATCTCGCCTGCGAAGACCTCATCGGCGAGTTCGAACTCACCGACTTTAGTTCCACCGAGATTTACTATGTTGATGTTTGCCATCGTTCTTCTCTCTTCGTGCCCACCATCGATGCGGTGGGCCAAAACTTTTATTTAGTAGGCGCCTTATAAAACTCAAGACGCTCTGCTGATTTTCTTTACTTCTTCTTCGGTGCAGCCTTCTTCGAAGCCTTCAGAGCGTCCTTCGTTGCGGCACCGGCAAACCCACGACGCTCGCGCGGCGGAGCCTTGGCCTTGGAGATGAGCACGTAACCATCTCGTGGGCCCGGTACTGCACCTTCAACCAGCAGAAGGTTGTCTTCAAGATCGATGCCGCGAATGCGAAGGTTGCGAACTGTGATCTGCGCGTGTCCCATGTGGCCGGGCATACGCTGACCGGGGAATACGCGCGACGGGAACGACGATGCACCAATCGAACCCTGAACCTGGAACATGTGACCGTGCGACTTGGGACCGCCGCCGAAACCGTGGCGGCGAATGACGCCAGCAAAACCACGTCCCTTGGAGGTTCCGATCACATCGACGAAACGCTCGTCGTTGAAGATATCGACCAGGATACGATCACCAGCCTTGGCGGTAACGGTCTCTTCGCCTTCAGCGGTCTTGACTGCTTCGATAGCAACTTCCCTGATCTCACGGACGGGAGGAACATCCGACTTAGCAAAGTGACCGGTCATGGCCTTGTTCACCT from Granulicella sp. L56 harbors:
- the rplD gene encoding 50S ribosomal protein L4, producing the protein MANINIVNLGGTKVGEFELADEVFAGEINDALLWESVKHYRAALRQGTAATKNRKNVSGSGKKLWKQKGTGRARVGSIRTPLWRGGGTVHGPQPRSYEYAFPQKKLMGALRSAIAAKIADGKFTIVDSFEVAEAKTKLFRAAITKLDAGKTTLLVESSRKLDEKLYLGSRNLNGVELVLSSEVHPYDLLRYEHAIFSKDAIEALQETLKKFVSKRSKAAAAGSTQDNTAKEVA
- a CDS encoding 50S ribosomal protein L23, translated to MPTLYTVIRRPLITEKGMGVKETQNTLVFEVALKATKTEVKQAVETLFKVKVSGVRTATVEGKERRRGKFSGYRPDWKKAYVRLKEGEKMPDYINSL
- the rplC gene encoding 50S ribosomal protein L3, whose translation is MSVVGILGKKVGMTQIFDERGDVHPVTVLKAGPCVITQLKTLAKDGYDAAQIGYVDFVKASKVNKAMTGHFAKSDVPPVREIREVAIEAVKTAEGEETVTAKAGDRILVDIFNDERFVDVIGTSKGRGFAGVIRRHGFGGGPKSHGHMFQVQGSIGASSFPSRVFPGQRMPGHMGHAQITVRNLRIRGIDLEDNLLLVEGAVPGPRDGYVLISKAKAPPRERRGFAGAATKDALKASKKAAPKKK